The following coding sequences are from one Arcobacter nitrofigilis DSM 7299 window:
- a CDS encoding MotA/TolQ/ExbB proton channel family protein, with protein MDLMQYVDKGGIIVYILIFLNIIGFTIIIWKFLTLPRKNAMVKNIRNKVNTENALTIYAQIEYEVKKLETGLTYIKNIASIAPLLGLLGTVYGVFKSFEAITKNGLGDPSIFSNGISIALITTIAGLIVAIPHHIAYNHFISQIDAIELKAKKEIVKS; from the coding sequence ATGGATTTAATGCAGTATGTTGATAAGGGTGGAATTATTGTTTATATTCTTATTTTTTTGAATATCATAGGATTTACTATTATTATTTGGAAATTTTTAACACTTCCAAGAAAAAATGCTATGGTTAAAAATATAAGAAACAAAGTAAATACAGAAAATGCACTTACAATATATGCCCAAATAGAGTATGAAGTAAAAAAATTAGAAACTGGTTTAACATACATAAAAAATATTGCTTCAATTGCTCCACTACTAGGTCTTTTAGGTACAGTTTATGGAGTTTTTAAATCTTTTGAAGCAATCACAAAAAATGGACTTGGAGATCCAAGTATTTTTTCTAATGGTATCTCTATTGCCTTAATTACTACAATTGCTGGGCTTATTGTTGCAATTCCACACCATATTGCTTATAATCACTTTATCTCACAAATAGATGCAATAGAACTAAAAGCAAAAAAAGAGATTGTTAAATCATGA
- a CDS encoding 1-aminocyclopropane-1-carboxylate deaminase codes for MEYINSRIDSINFENHQVFIKRDDLLSKEFSGNKARKFYYFLNNDFKDIKKIISFGSPQANSLYSLSVLSKIKNVKLDFYVSHIASFLKENPQGNYKEALKNGANIIEIQKDDLTSQEYVEKKIIKDEKDFVYIEEGGRVKEAEYGIKILAHEINTWIKENRKENLKVYLPSGTGTTALFLQKHLEVEVLTSPCVGDENYLKKQFLQLNSDETKHPTIIKTKKKYHFGKLYKEFYEIHLELLSQTNIEFDLLYDSLGWLTLIASKYFQENEILYIHQGGILGNESMINRYKNKYL; via the coding sequence ATGGAATATATAAACTCAAGAATTGATTCAATAAATTTTGAAAATCATCAAGTTTTTATTAAAAGAGATGATTTATTAAGTAAAGAGTTCTCAGGTAATAAAGCAAGAAAATTTTACTATTTTTTAAATAATGACTTTAAAGATATTAAAAAAATTATCTCTTTTGGTTCACCCCAAGCAAACTCTTTGTACTCCTTATCTGTTTTATCAAAAATAAAAAATGTAAAACTAGATTTTTATGTTTCTCATATAGCTTCTTTTTTAAAAGAGAATCCTCAAGGAAATTATAAAGAGGCATTAAAAAATGGTGCAAATATAATAGAAATACAAAAAGATGATTTGACAAGTCAAGAGTATGTAGAAAAAAAGATTATAAAAGACGAAAAAGATTTTGTGTATATAGAAGAGGGTGGAAGAGTAAAAGAGGCTGAGTATGGAATAAAGATATTAGCCCATGAGATAAATACTTGGATAAAAGAGAACAGAAAAGAAAATTTAAAAGTGTATTTGCCAAGTGGTACGGGAACAACAGCACTTTTTTTACAAAAACATTTAGAGGTAGAAGTATTAACTTCTCCTTGTGTAGGGGATGAAAACTATCTTAAAAAGCAGTTCTTACAATTAAACAGTGATGAAACCAAACATCCTACAATAATAAAAACTAAAAAGAAATATCACTTTGGAAAGCTTTATAAAGAGTTTTATGAGATTCACTTAGAACTCTTAAGTCAAACAAATATTGAGTTTGATTTACTTTATGATAGTTTAGGGTGGCTTACTTTGATAGCATCAAAATATTTTCAAGAAAATGAAATCTTGTACATACATCAAGGTGGAATTTTAGGTAATGAAAGTATGATAAATAGATATAAAAACAAATATCTTTAA
- a CDS encoding ExbD/TolR family protein, with protein sequence MKRRESLGMDLTPIIDVVFILLIFFIVTSVFKKEQLALVLNLPASNAKETEVSKDEIFIELSPTKLAIKGIEVSFKSLEDNLKQIKDKTKPLIVRIDEKVEYKRVVKVLDLLQKYDLNNLALITEKENSDK encoded by the coding sequence ATGAAAAGAAGAGAATCTTTAGGTATGGATTTAACACCTATCATTGATGTGGTGTTTATTTTACTTATATTTTTTATAGTAACGTCTGTATTTAAAAAAGAACAGTTAGCTTTAGTTTTAAATTTACCAGCATCAAATGCAAAAGAGACAGAAGTTTCAAAAGATGAAATATTTATTGAACTTTCACCTACAAAACTTGCTATTAAAGGAATAGAAGTATCCTTTAAATCCCTAGAAGACAATCTTAAACAAATAAAAGATAAAACAAAACCACTAATAGTTAGAATTGATGAAAAAGTAGAATACAAAAGAGTAGTAAAAGTTTTGGACTTATTACAAAAATATGATTTAAACAATTTGGCACTAATTACAGAAAAAGAGAATTCAGACAAATAA